In Gaiella occulta, the following are encoded in one genomic region:
- a CDS encoding acyl-CoA dehydrogenase family protein: protein MDLRDTPDEARFRAELRDWLAASLPDGLRGHRGGAARFEGEAVREWSRALYEAGYAGLTWPKEYGGGGCPYSYQAIFLEEMARAEAPHHLGVIGLGMAGPTIIAHGSEAQKARHLSRILSADEIWCQGFSEPGAGSDLSAVRTSARLEADRFVVDGQKVWSSFAHIADWCLLLTRSDPGSERHAGLTYLIVDMRSPGVEVRPLRQMTGEAEFNEIFFSAVEVPVENVLGEVGGGWQVAMTTLLHERGTLGFALTAALEVAVRKLIELAQDRGATATQRDAIAREWIELQGLRFTAYRSLSALMKTGVPGPEGSILKLQWSEANQRLGKLALELLAQDAQLLADNAPYGGYWQHHQLRSRGNTIEAGTSEILRNIVAERVLGLPRSR, encoded by the coding sequence GTGGATCTCCGCGACACACCCGACGAGGCCCGCTTCCGCGCCGAGCTGCGCGACTGGCTCGCGGCGAGCCTGCCGGACGGGCTGCGTGGCCACCGGGGCGGCGCGGCGCGCTTCGAGGGCGAGGCCGTCAGGGAGTGGAGCCGAGCGCTCTACGAGGCCGGCTACGCGGGTCTGACCTGGCCGAAGGAGTACGGAGGCGGCGGTTGCCCGTACAGCTACCAGGCGATCTTCCTGGAGGAGATGGCGCGCGCCGAGGCGCCGCACCACCTCGGCGTGATCGGGCTCGGCATGGCCGGGCCGACGATCATCGCGCACGGCAGCGAGGCACAGAAGGCGCGGCACCTGTCGCGGATCCTCTCGGCCGACGAGATCTGGTGCCAGGGCTTTTCGGAGCCGGGGGCGGGATCGGATCTGTCTGCCGTGCGCACGAGCGCCCGGCTCGAGGCAGATCGCTTCGTCGTCGACGGCCAGAAGGTGTGGTCGTCGTTCGCGCACATCGCCGACTGGTGCCTCCTGCTCACCCGCAGCGACCCGGGCTCGGAGCGCCACGCGGGCCTCACCTACCTGATCGTCGACATGCGCAGCCCCGGCGTCGAGGTGCGGCCGCTGCGGCAGATGACCGGCGAGGCGGAGTTCAACGAGATCTTCTTCAGCGCCGTCGAGGTGCCGGTCGAGAACGTGCTCGGCGAGGTGGGCGGGGGCTGGCAGGTGGCGATGACGACGCTGCTGCACGAGCGGGGCACGCTCGGCTTCGCGCTCACCGCGGCGCTCGAGGTCGCGGTGCGCAAGCTGATCGAGCTCGCACAGGATCGCGGAGCGACGGCGACGCAGCGCGACGCGATCGCGCGCGAATGGATCGAGCTGCAGGGGCTGCGCTTCACCGCCTACCGCTCGCTGTCGGCGCTGATGAAGACCGGCGTGCCCGGGCCGGAAGGGTCGATCCTGAAGCTGCAGTGGTCGGAGGCGAACCAGCGGCTCGGCAAGCTCGCGCTCGAGCTGCTCGCGCAGGATGCGCAGCTGCTCGCCGACAACGCGCCCTACGGCGGCTACTGGCAGCATCACCAGCTACGCAGCCGCGGCAACACGATCGAGGCGGGCACCTCGGAGATCCTCCGCAACATCGTCGCCGAGCGCGTGCTCGGGCTGCCGAGGTCGCGCTAA
- a CDS encoding ABC transporter ATP-binding protein, which produces MGATLLSVRGITVRFGGIVALDGVSFDVERGQISGLIGPNGAGKTTLFNVVTRLYAPDEGELELDGRSLLQTPPHRIVERGIARTFQNINLFRSMSVLENVLVGAHTRGRSVGAGDALAMLEYVGLADRASMPAAALPYGVQKRVELARALIARPRLLLLDEPAGGLNHEEVEELGDFILGLRRDHDLTVLLVEHHMSLVMRISDHVNVLSFGRRIAGGTPDEVRANPDVIEAYLGGDQETAA; this is translated from the coding sequence ATGGGTGCCACACTGCTCTCCGTCCGCGGTATCACGGTGCGCTTCGGGGGCATCGTCGCACTCGACGGCGTCTCGTTCGACGTCGAGCGGGGCCAGATCTCCGGTCTCATCGGGCCCAACGGCGCCGGCAAGACGACGCTCTTCAACGTCGTCACCCGCCTCTACGCGCCCGACGAGGGCGAGCTCGAGCTCGACGGGCGCTCCCTCTTGCAGACGCCGCCGCACCGCATCGTCGAGCGGGGCATCGCGCGCACCTTCCAGAACATCAACCTGTTCCGCTCCATGTCGGTGCTCGAGAACGTGCTCGTCGGCGCGCACACGCGCGGCCGCTCGGTCGGCGCGGGCGATGCGCTCGCGATGCTCGAGTACGTCGGCCTCGCCGACCGCGCCTCGATGCCGGCGGCGGCACTCCCGTACGGCGTGCAGAAGCGCGTCGAGCTCGCGCGCGCGCTGATCGCGAGGCCGCGGCTGCTGCTGCTGGACGAGCCGGCGGGCGGCCTCAATCACGAGGAGGTCGAGGAGCTCGGCGACTTCATCCTGGGCCTGCGCCGAGACCACGATCTCACCGTGCTCCTCGTAGAGCACCACATGAGCCTCGTGATGCGCATCTCCGACCACGTCAACGTGCTCAGCTTCGGGCGCAGGATCGCCGGCGGCACCCCCGACGAGGTGCGCGCGAACCCGGACGTGATCGAGGCCTACCTGGGCGGCGACCAGGAGACGGCGGCGTGA
- a CDS encoding ABC transporter ATP-binding protein translates to MSALLELRDVEARYGPVQALRGVSLEVPEGAIVAVLGANGAGKTTTLRAVSGTVRRSGEILFAGKPLHGGPEATAKLGIAHVPEGRGTFVDLTVTENLRIGAYTRRDRGLRADIERMAGYFPWIHERGGQRAGTLSGGEQQMLALARALMSRPRLLMLDEPSLGLAPLVVREIFRLVRELNEKEGLAVLVVEQDARIALETAASAYVLEVGRVAVSGASADLREDEVVRRSYLGY, encoded by the coding sequence GTGAGCGCGCTGCTCGAGCTGCGGGACGTCGAGGCGCGCTACGGGCCCGTGCAGGCGCTGCGCGGCGTGTCGCTCGAGGTGCCCGAGGGGGCGATCGTCGCGGTGCTCGGCGCCAACGGCGCCGGCAAGACGACGACGTTGCGGGCCGTGTCGGGCACGGTCCGGCGCAGCGGGGAGATCCTCTTTGCCGGGAAGCCTCTGCACGGCGGCCCGGAGGCGACGGCGAAGCTCGGCATCGCCCACGTGCCCGAGGGGCGGGGGACGTTCGTCGACCTCACCGTGACCGAGAACCTCCGCATCGGCGCCTACACGCGCCGCGACCGTGGCCTCAGGGCCGACATCGAGCGCATGGCCGGCTACTTCCCCTGGATCCACGAGCGCGGCGGCCAGCGCGCAGGCACGCTCTCCGGCGGCGAGCAGCAGATGCTCGCGCTCGCCAGGGCGCTGATGAGCCGGCCGCGGCTGCTCATGCTCGACGAGCCCTCGCTCGGGCTCGCCCCGCTCGTCGTACGCGAGATCTTCCGCCTCGTGCGCGAGCTGAACGAGAAGGAAGGGCTGGCGGTGCTCGTCGTCGAGCAGGACGCGCGCATCGCGCTCGAGACAGCCGCCTCCGCATACGTGCTCGAGGTGGGACGGGTGGCGGTGTCGGGGGCGAGCGCCGACCTGCGCGAGGACGAGGTCGTGCGTCGGAGCTACCTGGGGTATTGA
- a CDS encoding branched-chain amino acid ABC transporter permease — translation MSDFFQQVVSGLASGGVYGSLALAIVLIHRATGVINFAQGEMATFSTYIAWTLTTNHGWSYWPAFAVALLVSFAGGIGIHQAVIRPVERGSQIRVVIVTIGLLLAINGAMTWIWTGEVRSVQSPFPTRTLDVAGVAISIQDIGTFAVSIGTVVALWALFQFTKVGLAMRAAAVNPNEARLVGVRVPLMLGLGWGLAAVLGAVAGMLTAPSVFLDPNMMQAILIYAFAAAVLGGIDSPVGAVVGGLLLGVGLNLLGAYIDFVGADLRLPAALLVILAVLLLRPAGIFGRREVRKV, via the coding sequence ATGTCTGACTTCTTCCAGCAGGTCGTGTCGGGGCTCGCCTCCGGCGGTGTCTACGGCTCGCTCGCGCTCGCGATCGTGCTCATCCACCGGGCCACCGGCGTGATCAACTTCGCGCAGGGCGAGATGGCGACGTTCTCGACCTACATCGCATGGACGCTGACGACGAACCACGGCTGGTCGTACTGGCCCGCGTTCGCCGTCGCGCTGCTCGTCTCGTTCGCGGGCGGGATCGGCATCCATCAGGCCGTGATCCGCCCGGTCGAGCGCGGATCGCAGATCCGCGTCGTGATCGTCACGATCGGGCTGCTGCTCGCGATCAACGGCGCGATGACGTGGATCTGGACGGGCGAGGTGCGGTCGGTGCAGAGCCCGTTCCCGACGCGCACGCTCGACGTGGCGGGGGTCGCGATCTCGATCCAGGACATCGGCACCTTCGCCGTCTCGATCGGAACCGTCGTCGCGCTGTGGGCGCTGTTCCAGTTCACGAAGGTGGGGCTTGCGATGCGCGCCGCCGCCGTCAACCCGAACGAGGCGCGACTCGTCGGCGTGCGCGTGCCCCTGATGCTCGGCCTCGGCTGGGGCCTCGCGGCGGTGCTCGGCGCGGTCGCGGGCATGCTCACCGCCCCGAGCGTCTTCCTCGACCCGAACATGATGCAGGCGATCCTCATCTACGCGTTCGCCGCCGCGGTGCTCGGCGGCATCGACTCGCCCGTGGGCGCCGTCGTCGGCGGCCTGCTGCTCGGTGTCGGGCTCAACCTGCTCGGCGCGTACATCGACTTCGTGGGCGCGGATCTGCGCCTGCCCGCCGCTCTCCTCGTGATCCTCGCCGTGCTCCTGCTGCGGCCCGCCGGGATCTTCGGGCGGCGGGAGGTGAGGAAGGTCTGA
- a CDS encoding branched-chain amino acid ABC transporter permease, with the protein MRGSTVRTPALFAGLAAAVFVLPAFLSDFRAQQFAYVAIYVISLTGLNVLTGYTGQISLGHGAFMAVGGYTTAILMADHGVKDVWTIPAAVAVAGAAGFLFGIPALRLSGLYLALATFAIAVATPAVIKKFEGFTGGGSGINLFGTPELTASLTPVKLLGVSLDFNNWLYYLSWSLALVGYVLAWLLLRGRTGRAFRAVRDSETAAASSGVSLARYKTLASTVGAAYAGAAGALFAIATTFVNPDTFPISLSIFLLVGVVVGGLGSLTGLVAGAVFIQFLPLWAQSVSNSPGAPAVVYGVILIVVMLVLPGGFSGLLARVGALRAARRG; encoded by the coding sequence ATGCGCGGCTCCACCGTCCGCACGCCGGCCCTCTTTGCCGGCCTCGCAGCCGCCGTCTTCGTGCTGCCCGCGTTCCTGAGCGACTTCCGCGCGCAGCAGTTCGCCTACGTCGCCATCTACGTGATCTCGCTCACGGGCCTCAACGTTCTCACGGGCTACACGGGCCAGATCTCGCTCGGGCACGGAGCCTTCATGGCCGTCGGCGGCTACACGACGGCGATCCTGATGGCCGACCACGGGGTCAAGGACGTGTGGACGATCCCCGCGGCCGTCGCCGTCGCCGGGGCGGCCGGCTTCCTGTTCGGCATCCCCGCCCTGCGGCTGAGCGGCCTCTACCTCGCGCTGGCAACGTTTGCGATCGCCGTCGCGACGCCCGCGGTGATCAAGAAGTTCGAGGGCTTCACCGGCGGAGGCTCCGGCATCAACCTGTTCGGAACGCCCGAGCTGACGGCCTCGCTCACCCCCGTGAAGCTGCTCGGCGTCTCGCTCGACTTCAACAACTGGCTCTACTACCTGTCCTGGTCGCTCGCTCTCGTCGGGTACGTCCTCGCATGGCTGCTCCTGCGCGGGCGCACCGGGCGTGCGTTCAGGGCCGTGCGGGACAGCGAGACGGCGGCCGCCTCGTCGGGTGTCAGCCTGGCCCGCTACAAGACGCTCGCGTCCACGGTCGGCGCGGCGTACGCCGGTGCCGCCGGAGCCCTGTTCGCGATCGCGACGACGTTCGTCAACCCCGACACGTTCCCCATCTCGCTGTCGATCTTCCTGCTCGTCGGCGTCGTCGTCGGCGGGCTCGGATCGCTCACGGGGCTGGTCGCCGGTGCCGTGTTCATCCAGTTCCTGCCCCTGTGGGCGCAGAGCGTGTCCAACTCGCCGGGTGCGCCCGCGGTCGTCTACGGCGTGATCCTCATCGTCGTCATGCTGGTGCTGCCGGGGGGATTCTCGGGATTGCTCGCGCGAGTCGGTGCGTTGCGCGCAGCGCGTCGCGGGTGA